The following coding sequences lie in one Desulfuromonadales bacterium genomic window:
- a CDS encoding AI-2E family transporter, with translation MATVALLWLLYHLRHILLPIFAGLVLAYLLDPVITKVKSRWGISRLFSVLLICSLVLLAGAGIGLWAIPLLIKQSVTLAQEVPDYFQALSLKYGIQLEDLAGRFTQFQASEDGISVLRLVKNIAGTTAGILLWLLLPPIYFVFFALKLQFIKDEGLSSLTAARHPRAMDILRRMDEAVGTFFRARLLISLLVGVIFIIGWWLANIPYWFLLGAVTGLLSMIPYLSIAGWLFALLVKYFDMTIGEGAPGFEWMAVLLWPSLVFGIGNFIEGWILTPWIHGRTTRLSAIMILTVVLVGGALAGFWGLLFGIPAAICLNILVEEFLLPTLREAKKQT, from the coding sequence ATGGCGACGGTCGCGCTGCTTTGGCTGCTCTATCATTTGCGCCACATCCTTTTGCCCATCTTCGCCGGTCTGGTCCTGGCGTATCTGCTTGATCCCGTCATTACAAAAGTCAAGAGTCGATGGGGCATCTCCCGCCTGTTTTCGGTTCTTTTAATCTGCTCCCTGGTTCTTCTAGCCGGCGCCGGTATCGGGCTATGGGCTATTCCTCTGCTGATAAAGCAGTCCGTCACTCTGGCACAGGAGGTCCCGGACTACTTCCAGGCGCTGAGCCTGAAGTATGGCATCCAGCTCGAAGATCTGGCCGGCAGATTCACCCAGTTTCAGGCATCGGAGGATGGCATATCCGTCCTCCGGCTCGTCAAAAACATCGCCGGCACAACCGCAGGAATCCTTCTCTGGCTGCTGCTGCCGCCTATCTATTTCGTCTTCTTTGCCCTGAAGCTCCAGTTCATAAAGGATGAAGGCCTTTCCTCCCTGACCGCCGCCCGCCATCCGAGGGCCATGGACATCCTGCGGCGGATGGATGAGGCGGTCGGCACCTTCTTCAGGGCGCGGTTACTGATTTCCCTTCTGGTCGGGGTGATCTTCATCATTGGCTGGTGGCTGGCGAATATTCCTTACTGGTTTCTGCTGGGGGCGGTCACCGGGCTCCTCAGCATGATTCCTTACCTGTCAATCGCCGGCTGGCTGTTTGCCTTGCTGGTCAAGTATTTCGACATGACGATAGGCGAAGGCGCTCCGGGGTTCGAGTGGATGGCTGTCCTGCTCTGGCCGAGCCTCGTCTTCGGGATCGGAAACTTCATCGAGGGATGGATTCTGACCCCGTGGATTCACGGCCGGACGACCCGCCTCAGCGCGATCATGATCTTGACCGTGGTTCTGGTCGGCGGAGCGCTGGCCGGCTTCTGGGGACTGCTGTTCGGCATCCCCGCTGCCATCTGCCTGAATATACTGGTGGAAGAATTTTTGCTGCCAACTTTGCGGGAGGCTAAAAAGCAAACCTAG